The following coding sequences lie in one Lolium perenne isolate Kyuss_39 chromosome 2, Kyuss_2.0, whole genome shotgun sequence genomic window:
- the LOC127331189 gene encoding uncharacterized protein isoform X2: protein MEESAIKLFVGQVPKLMTEVEQAAMFCDVAIVNEVTVIRDTATKILRGSSGSVCPNPQRWVILPSGERTCTGISDLMRPSLTTTSPAYSSAVRSRETMQTLDTSGRGRREGGGAHPREEDEILPPRSQHRQEIIEQDQRGWVQIREEVKVILPDDQR, encoded by the exons ATGGAGGAGAGCGCCATCAAGCTCTTCGTCGGCCAGGTGCCCAAACTCATGACCGAGGTCGAGCAGGCCGCCATGTTCTGTGACGTCGCCATCGTCAACGAGGTCACCGTCATCCGCGACACGGCCACCAAGATCTTGCGAGGTTCGTCCGGATCCGTATGCCCCAACCCGCAACGCTGGGTTATCCTTCCCTCCGGAGAGAGGACATGTACAGGGATATCAGATCTTATGCGTCCATCTCTCACAACCACATCCCCGGCGTATAGCAGCGCCGTCAGATCAAGAGAAACAATGCAAACCCTGGATACTTCGGGGAGGGGAAGAAGAGAGGGTGGAGGAGCACATCCCCGTGAAGAAGATGAGATCCTACCTCCTCGGTCTCAACATCGTCAAGAAATCATAGAGCAG GATCAAAGAGGCTGGGTACAAATACGCGAGGAGGTCAAGGTCATTCTTCCTGATGACCAAAGGTAG
- the LOC127331189 gene encoding uncharacterized protein isoform X1 has product MEESAIKLFVGQVPKLMTEVEQAAMFCDVAIVNEVTVIRDTATKILRGSSGSVCPNPQRWVILPSGERTCTGISDLMRPSLTTTSPAYSSAVRSRETMQTLDTSGRGRREGGGAHPREEDEILPPRSQHRQEIIEQDQRGWVQIREEVKVILPDDQRIFPCVLWRALDLLGEIRADLPIPRPRGHRRRIF; this is encoded by the exons ATGGAGGAGAGCGCCATCAAGCTCTTCGTCGGCCAGGTGCCCAAACTCATGACCGAGGTCGAGCAGGCCGCCATGTTCTGTGACGTCGCCATCGTCAACGAGGTCACCGTCATCCGCGACACGGCCACCAAGATCTTGCGAGGTTCGTCCGGATCCGTATGCCCCAACCCGCAACGCTGGGTTATCCTTCCCTCCGGAGAGAGGACATGTACAGGGATATCAGATCTTATGCGTCCATCTCTCACAACCACATCCCCGGCGTATAGCAGCGCCGTCAGATCAAGAGAAACAATGCAAACCCTGGATACTTCGGGGAGGGGAAGAAGAGAGGGTGGAGGAGCACATCCCCGTGAAGAAGATGAGATCCTACCTCCTCGGTCTCAACATCGTCAAGAAATCATAGAGCAG GATCAAAGAGGCTGGGTACAAATACGCGAGGAGGTCAAGGTCATTCTTCCTGATGACCAAAG GATCTTTCCCTGTGTCCTATGGCGTGCCCTTGACCTACTGGGGGAAATTCGAGCGGATCTACCTATACCTCGACCGAGAGGCCACCGGCGCCGCATCTTCTGA
- the LOC127331191 gene encoding uncharacterized protein isoform X3 translates to MAPSFSLPIFSSYCRPTPPHNPSAMDPRSTARPSSLSSLASPAIHAKSWDHGTPRPTSADGEGSLALNLSDNHFAGVIPDELGTLQHLQSLELDKNSLLGVIPRSLGTSGSLRYVNLAYNRLLGRIPEFDKMSALEFLDLSSNNLSGSIPSSLGNVSSLVGVWLDANSLSGPVPETLSLIQNLNVLFLSDNYLSGHVSAKLYNISSLLYLGLARNNLTGRIPSSIGKTLPNLVGMSMSGNRFEGLIPSSLANASKLQSIDLGVNSLTGPVPSLGSLSDLQLLNLESNFLEAHVREFLLSLVNCRLLVVLTLSGNKFSGQIPSTIGNLSQLNELYLDSNDLSGNIPASLGKCKQLDMLNMSFNNLQGPIPSQLLNSTSLSQGLDLSNNNLTGLIPEEIGALIHLVHLDISVNKFSGQVPVSLGQCVQLYSLVLGSNMLNGSIPQSFSELKSIEQIDLSHNYLVGSIPVFFVSMVFLQKLDLSNNYFEGEIPTRGIFRNHSAVILDDNTGLCASATTNLFQLPVCTTTSSVESKKDALLLVKVIPPIAIALLSFIFFVVTLLKQRQPEAGPCYTGTMKKVSYGGIVKATNWFSPVNKISSSRTGSIYIGRFEFDTDLVAIKLFHLDENGARSSFLTECEVLRNTRHRNLVKAVTVCSTVDLENNEFKAIVFDFMANGSLDMWLHPKLHKNTPKRVLSFGQRLRIAMDVALALDYMHNQLTPPLIHCDLKPGNILLDYDMTARVGDFGSARFLSSTPGNSEDLVGVEGTIGYVAPEYCMGYRVSTGCDVYSFGILVLEMLTGRRPTDAMFTDGLSLHRLVNSAFPDRLGEVLDSYIAHEQQNECDKVLKQRCIVHLVEVGLLCSMESPKDRPGMAEVCAKILSLKETFFELC, encoded by the exons ATGGCACCCTCATTCTCTTTACCCATCTTCTCATCTTATTGCCGTCCAACACCGCCGCACAATCCATCGGCAATGGATCCGAGATCGACCGCCAGGCCCTCCTCTCTTTCAAGTCTGGCATCTCCAGCGATCCACGCCAAGTCTTGGGATCATGGAACACCACGACCCACTTCTGCAGATGGCGAGGGGTCGCTTGCG TTAAACCTTTCAGATAATCACTTCGCTGGTGTCATCCCTGATGAGTTAGGCACACTTCAACACCTACAATCTCTGGAACTTGACAAGAACAGTCTTTTAGGTGTCATTCCTAGATCATTAGGCACCAGTGGATCTCTTAGATATGTGAATCTCGCATATAACCGCCTTCTGGGCCgtatccctgagttcgataagatGTCAGCCCTCGAATTTCTTGACCTGTCATCTAATAACCTTTCTGGAAGCATACCTTCATCACTGGGAAATGTTTCTTCTCTCGTAGGTGTATGGCTTGACGCAAACAGCTTATCAGGACCAGTTCCAGAAACTTTGAGCCTTATTCAGAACCTTAATGTGCTGTTTTTAAGTGACAACTACTTGTCAGGGCATGTCTCGGCCAAACTTTACAACATATCATCACTCCTTTACCTTGGTTTAGCCCGAAATAACCTTACTGGACGAATACCATCTAGCATTGGAAAGACGTTACCAAACCTGGTAGGGATGTCTATGTCGGGTAACAGATTCGAGGGATTAATTCCATCATCACTAGCAAATGCATCAAAGCTCCAATCAATTGATCTTGGAGTTAACTCCCTAACTGGACCAGTGCCATCTCTAGGATCTTTATCCGACTTACAACTACTAAATCTGGAAAGTAACTTCCTAGAAGCTCATGTCCGAGAATTCCTTCTCTCTCTTGTAAACTGTCGGCTTCTAGTTGTCCTAACCCTATCAGGGAACAAATTTTCTGGTCAGATTCCATCTACAATAGGTAATCTTTCTCAGTTGAATGAGCTTTACCTAGACAGCAATGACTTGAGTGGAAacataccggcaagtttaggaaaaTGCAAGCAACTGGATATGCTAAACATGTCTTTTAACAACCTTCAAGGACCAATACCAAGTCAACTCCTCAATAGCACATCTCTATCCCAGGGTTTAGATTTGTCAAACAACAACCTCACTGGTTTAATACCGGAAGAAATTGGTGCGTTGATTCATCTTGTCCATCTCGATATTTCCGTCAACAAATTTTCTGGTCAAGTTCCAGTTTCACTTGGCCAATGTGTCCAATTATATTCTCTCGTACTGGGAAGTAATATGCTTAATGGAAGCATACCTCAGTCTTTCAGTGAACTAAAGTCCATCGAGCAGATCGATCTTTCCCACAactaccttgttggatcaattccAGTGTTCTTTGTGAGCATGGTTTTTCTGCAGAAACTTGATCTGTCTAACAACTACTTTGAAGGGGAGATTCCAACTCGTGGCATCTTCCGGAATCATAGTGCAGTAATATTGGATGACAACACAGGGTTGTGTGCAAGTGCAACCACCAATTTGTTTCAGCTTCCAGTTTGCACCACAACTTCATCTGTTGAGAGTAAGAAGGATGCACTCTTATTGGTAAAAGTAATTCCTCCAATTGCTATTGCCTTGCTCTCCTTCATATTCTTTGTGGTCACTCTTCTGAAGCAAAGGCAACCAGAAGCAGGTCCATGCTACACTGGGACAATGAAAAAGGTTTCATATGGCGGCATTGTTAAAGCTACCAATTGGTTCTCTCCGGTCAACAAGATCAGCTCGAGTCGAACCGGTTCGATCTACATTGGAAGGTTTGAGTTTGACACGGATCTGGTCGCCATCAAGTTATTTCATCTCGACGAGAATGGTGCACGAAGTAGCTTCCTTACTGAGTGTGAGGTGCTACGTAACACACGCCATCGCAATCTTGTTAAAGCTGTCACGGTATGCTCCACAGTAGACCTTGAGAACAATGAATTCAAGGCTATAGTGTTTGACTTCATGGCCAATGGAAGCTTGGACATGTGGCTGCACCCGAAGCTGCACAAAAACACCCCCAAAAGGGTACTGAGCTTTGGCCAGAGGTTAAGAATAGCGATGGATGTGGCTTTGGCTTTGGATTATATGCACAACCAGTTGACGCCTCCTCTAATCCACTGCGATTTGAAGCCCGGCAACATTCTTCTGGACTATGATATGACTGCAAGAGTAGGTGATTTTGGGTCAGCAAGGTTTCTCTCTTCAACCCCTGGTAATTCAGAAGACTTGGTTGGCGTGGAAGGAACAATTGGCTACGTCGCACCCG AGTACTGCATGGGATACAGAGTCTCAACAGGATGCGATGTCTACAGTTTCGGGATCTTGGTTCTAGAAATGCTCACCGGAAGGCGACCGACAGATGCCATGTTCACCGACGGACTGAGCCTTCACAGGCTGGTGAACTCGGCATTTCCGGATAGACTTGGGGAGGTTTTGGATTCCTATATTGCCCATGAGCAGCAGAATGAGTGTGACAAAGTACTGAAGCAGAGATGCATTGTGCATTTGGTTGAAGTTGGCCTCCTGTGTTCAATGGAATCGCCTAAGGATCGACCAGGAATGGCAGAAGTTTGTGCCAAAATTCTCTCTCTCAAAGAGACTTTCTTTGAGTTATGCTGA
- the LOC127331191 gene encoding uncharacterized protein isoform X2 — protein MAPAGTPRSLSPHGTLILFTHLLILLPSNTAAQSIGNGSEIDRQALLSFKSGISSDPRQVLGSWNTTTHFCRWRGVACDNHFAGVIPDELGTLQHLQSLELDKNSLLGVIPRSLGTSGSLRYVNLAYNRLLGRIPEFDKMSALEFLDLSSNNLSGSIPSSLGNVSSLVGVWLDANSLSGPVPETLSLIQNLNVLFLSDNYLSGHVSAKLYNISSLLYLGLARNNLTGRIPSSIGKTLPNLVGMSMSGNRFEGLIPSSLANASKLQSIDLGVNSLTGPVPSLGSLSDLQLLNLESNFLEAHVREFLLSLVNCRLLVVLTLSGNKFSGQIPSTIGNLSQLNELYLDSNDLSGNIPASLGKCKQLDMLNMSFNNLQGPIPSQLLNSTSLSQGLDLSNNNLTGLIPEEIGALIHLVHLDISVNKFSGQVPVSLGQCVQLYSLVLGSNMLNGSIPQSFSELKSIEQIDLSHNYLVGSIPVFFVSMVFLQKLDLSNNYFEGEIPTRGIFRNHSAVILDDNTGLCASATTNLFQLPVCTTTSSVESKKDALLLVKVIPPIAIALLSFIFFVVTLLKQRQPEAGPCYTGTMKKVSYGGIVKATNWFSPVNKISSSRTGSIYIGRFEFDTDLVAIKLFHLDENGARSSFLTECEVLRNTRHRNLVKAVTVCSTVDLENNEFKAIVFDFMANGSLDMWLHPKLHKNTPKRVLSFGQRLRIAMDVALALDYMHNQLTPPLIHCDLKPGNILLDYDMTARVGDFGSARFLSSTPGNSEDLVGVEGTIGYVAPEYCMGYRVSTGCDVYSFGILVLEMLTGRRPTDAMFTDGLSLHRLVNSAFPDRLGEVLDSYIAHEQQNECDKVLKQRCIVHLVEVGLLCSMESPKDRPGMAEVCAKILSLKETFFELC, from the exons ATGGCCCCTGCAGGAACTCCCCGCTCTCTTTCTCCACATGGCACCCTCATTCTCTTTACCCATCTTCTCATCTTATTGCCGTCCAACACCGCCGCACAATCCATCGGCAATGGATCCGAGATCGACCGCCAGGCCCTCCTCTCTTTCAAGTCTGGCATCTCCAGCGATCCACGCCAAGTCTTGGGATCATGGAACACCACGACCCACTTCTGCAGATGGCGAGGGGTCGCTTGCG ATAATCACTTCGCTGGTGTCATCCCTGATGAGTTAGGCACACTTCAACACCTACAATCTCTGGAACTTGACAAGAACAGTCTTTTAGGTGTCATTCCTAGATCATTAGGCACCAGTGGATCTCTTAGATATGTGAATCTCGCATATAACCGCCTTCTGGGCCgtatccctgagttcgataagatGTCAGCCCTCGAATTTCTTGACCTGTCATCTAATAACCTTTCTGGAAGCATACCTTCATCACTGGGAAATGTTTCTTCTCTCGTAGGTGTATGGCTTGACGCAAACAGCTTATCAGGACCAGTTCCAGAAACTTTGAGCCTTATTCAGAACCTTAATGTGCTGTTTTTAAGTGACAACTACTTGTCAGGGCATGTCTCGGCCAAACTTTACAACATATCATCACTCCTTTACCTTGGTTTAGCCCGAAATAACCTTACTGGACGAATACCATCTAGCATTGGAAAGACGTTACCAAACCTGGTAGGGATGTCTATGTCGGGTAACAGATTCGAGGGATTAATTCCATCATCACTAGCAAATGCATCAAAGCTCCAATCAATTGATCTTGGAGTTAACTCCCTAACTGGACCAGTGCCATCTCTAGGATCTTTATCCGACTTACAACTACTAAATCTGGAAAGTAACTTCCTAGAAGCTCATGTCCGAGAATTCCTTCTCTCTCTTGTAAACTGTCGGCTTCTAGTTGTCCTAACCCTATCAGGGAACAAATTTTCTGGTCAGATTCCATCTACAATAGGTAATCTTTCTCAGTTGAATGAGCTTTACCTAGACAGCAATGACTTGAGTGGAAacataccggcaagtttaggaaaaTGCAAGCAACTGGATATGCTAAACATGTCTTTTAACAACCTTCAAGGACCAATACCAAGTCAACTCCTCAATAGCACATCTCTATCCCAGGGTTTAGATTTGTCAAACAACAACCTCACTGGTTTAATACCGGAAGAAATTGGTGCGTTGATTCATCTTGTCCATCTCGATATTTCCGTCAACAAATTTTCTGGTCAAGTTCCAGTTTCACTTGGCCAATGTGTCCAATTATATTCTCTCGTACTGGGAAGTAATATGCTTAATGGAAGCATACCTCAGTCTTTCAGTGAACTAAAGTCCATCGAGCAGATCGATCTTTCCCACAactaccttgttggatcaattccAGTGTTCTTTGTGAGCATGGTTTTTCTGCAGAAACTTGATCTGTCTAACAACTACTTTGAAGGGGAGATTCCAACTCGTGGCATCTTCCGGAATCATAGTGCAGTAATATTGGATGACAACACAGGGTTGTGTGCAAGTGCAACCACCAATTTGTTTCAGCTTCCAGTTTGCACCACAACTTCATCTGTTGAGAGTAAGAAGGATGCACTCTTATTGGTAAAAGTAATTCCTCCAATTGCTATTGCCTTGCTCTCCTTCATATTCTTTGTGGTCACTCTTCTGAAGCAAAGGCAACCAGAAGCAGGTCCATGCTACACTGGGACAATGAAAAAGGTTTCATATGGCGGCATTGTTAAAGCTACCAATTGGTTCTCTCCGGTCAACAAGATCAGCTCGAGTCGAACCGGTTCGATCTACATTGGAAGGTTTGAGTTTGACACGGATCTGGTCGCCATCAAGTTATTTCATCTCGACGAGAATGGTGCACGAAGTAGCTTCCTTACTGAGTGTGAGGTGCTACGTAACACACGCCATCGCAATCTTGTTAAAGCTGTCACGGTATGCTCCACAGTAGACCTTGAGAACAATGAATTCAAGGCTATAGTGTTTGACTTCATGGCCAATGGAAGCTTGGACATGTGGCTGCACCCGAAGCTGCACAAAAACACCCCCAAAAGGGTACTGAGCTTTGGCCAGAGGTTAAGAATAGCGATGGATGTGGCTTTGGCTTTGGATTATATGCACAACCAGTTGACGCCTCCTCTAATCCACTGCGATTTGAAGCCCGGCAACATTCTTCTGGACTATGATATGACTGCAAGAGTAGGTGATTTTGGGTCAGCAAGGTTTCTCTCTTCAACCCCTGGTAATTCAGAAGACTTGGTTGGCGTGGAAGGAACAATTGGCTACGTCGCACCCG AGTACTGCATGGGATACAGAGTCTCAACAGGATGCGATGTCTACAGTTTCGGGATCTTGGTTCTAGAAATGCTCACCGGAAGGCGACCGACAGATGCCATGTTCACCGACGGACTGAGCCTTCACAGGCTGGTGAACTCGGCATTTCCGGATAGACTTGGGGAGGTTTTGGATTCCTATATTGCCCATGAGCAGCAGAATGAGTGTGACAAAGTACTGAAGCAGAGATGCATTGTGCATTTGGTTGAAGTTGGCCTCCTGTGTTCAATGGAATCGCCTAAGGATCGACCAGGAATGGCAGAAGTTTGTGCCAAAATTCTCTCTCTCAAAGAGACTTTCTTTGAGTTATGCTGA
- the LOC127331191 gene encoding uncharacterized protein isoform X1 has protein sequence MAPAGTPRSLSPHGTLILFTHLLILLPSNTAAQSIGNGSEIDRQALLSFKSGISSDPRQVLGSWNTTTHFCRWRGVACGKPRPFRVVSLDLSSQQLGGELSPWIANLTSLRQLNLSDNHFAGVIPDELGTLQHLQSLELDKNSLLGVIPRSLGTSGSLRYVNLAYNRLLGRIPEFDKMSALEFLDLSSNNLSGSIPSSLGNVSSLVGVWLDANSLSGPVPETLSLIQNLNVLFLSDNYLSGHVSAKLYNISSLLYLGLARNNLTGRIPSSIGKTLPNLVGMSMSGNRFEGLIPSSLANASKLQSIDLGVNSLTGPVPSLGSLSDLQLLNLESNFLEAHVREFLLSLVNCRLLVVLTLSGNKFSGQIPSTIGNLSQLNELYLDSNDLSGNIPASLGKCKQLDMLNMSFNNLQGPIPSQLLNSTSLSQGLDLSNNNLTGLIPEEIGALIHLVHLDISVNKFSGQVPVSLGQCVQLYSLVLGSNMLNGSIPQSFSELKSIEQIDLSHNYLVGSIPVFFVSMVFLQKLDLSNNYFEGEIPTRGIFRNHSAVILDDNTGLCASATTNLFQLPVCTTTSSVESKKDALLLVKVIPPIAIALLSFIFFVVTLLKQRQPEAGPCYTGTMKKVSYGGIVKATNWFSPVNKISSSRTGSIYIGRFEFDTDLVAIKLFHLDENGARSSFLTECEVLRNTRHRNLVKAVTVCSTVDLENNEFKAIVFDFMANGSLDMWLHPKLHKNTPKRVLSFGQRLRIAMDVALALDYMHNQLTPPLIHCDLKPGNILLDYDMTARVGDFGSARFLSSTPGNSEDLVGVEGTIGYVAPEYCMGYRVSTGCDVYSFGILVLEMLTGRRPTDAMFTDGLSLHRLVNSAFPDRLGEVLDSYIAHEQQNECDKVLKQRCIVHLVEVGLLCSMESPKDRPGMAEVCAKILSLKETFFELC, from the exons ATGGCCCCTGCAGGAACTCCCCGCTCTCTTTCTCCACATGGCACCCTCATTCTCTTTACCCATCTTCTCATCTTATTGCCGTCCAACACCGCCGCACAATCCATCGGCAATGGATCCGAGATCGACCGCCAGGCCCTCCTCTCTTTCAAGTCTGGCATCTCCAGCGATCCACGCCAAGTCTTGGGATCATGGAACACCACGACCCACTTCTGCAGATGGCGAGGGGTCGCTTGCGGTAAGCCTCGTCCATTTCGTGTCGTCTCCCTCGACTTGAGCTCTCAACAGCTCGGTGGTGAGTTATCTCCTTGGATAGCTAACCTTACATCGCTAAGACAGTTAAACCTTTCAGATAATCACTTCGCTGGTGTCATCCCTGATGAGTTAGGCACACTTCAACACCTACAATCTCTGGAACTTGACAAGAACAGTCTTTTAGGTGTCATTCCTAGATCATTAGGCACCAGTGGATCTCTTAGATATGTGAATCTCGCATATAACCGCCTTCTGGGCCgtatccctgagttcgataagatGTCAGCCCTCGAATTTCTTGACCTGTCATCTAATAACCTTTCTGGAAGCATACCTTCATCACTGGGAAATGTTTCTTCTCTCGTAGGTGTATGGCTTGACGCAAACAGCTTATCAGGACCAGTTCCAGAAACTTTGAGCCTTATTCAGAACCTTAATGTGCTGTTTTTAAGTGACAACTACTTGTCAGGGCATGTCTCGGCCAAACTTTACAACATATCATCACTCCTTTACCTTGGTTTAGCCCGAAATAACCTTACTGGACGAATACCATCTAGCATTGGAAAGACGTTACCAAACCTGGTAGGGATGTCTATGTCGGGTAACAGATTCGAGGGATTAATTCCATCATCACTAGCAAATGCATCAAAGCTCCAATCAATTGATCTTGGAGTTAACTCCCTAACTGGACCAGTGCCATCTCTAGGATCTTTATCCGACTTACAACTACTAAATCTGGAAAGTAACTTCCTAGAAGCTCATGTCCGAGAATTCCTTCTCTCTCTTGTAAACTGTCGGCTTCTAGTTGTCCTAACCCTATCAGGGAACAAATTTTCTGGTCAGATTCCATCTACAATAGGTAATCTTTCTCAGTTGAATGAGCTTTACCTAGACAGCAATGACTTGAGTGGAAacataccggcaagtttaggaaaaTGCAAGCAACTGGATATGCTAAACATGTCTTTTAACAACCTTCAAGGACCAATACCAAGTCAACTCCTCAATAGCACATCTCTATCCCAGGGTTTAGATTTGTCAAACAACAACCTCACTGGTTTAATACCGGAAGAAATTGGTGCGTTGATTCATCTTGTCCATCTCGATATTTCCGTCAACAAATTTTCTGGTCAAGTTCCAGTTTCACTTGGCCAATGTGTCCAATTATATTCTCTCGTACTGGGAAGTAATATGCTTAATGGAAGCATACCTCAGTCTTTCAGTGAACTAAAGTCCATCGAGCAGATCGATCTTTCCCACAactaccttgttggatcaattccAGTGTTCTTTGTGAGCATGGTTTTTCTGCAGAAACTTGATCTGTCTAACAACTACTTTGAAGGGGAGATTCCAACTCGTGGCATCTTCCGGAATCATAGTGCAGTAATATTGGATGACAACACAGGGTTGTGTGCAAGTGCAACCACCAATTTGTTTCAGCTTCCAGTTTGCACCACAACTTCATCTGTTGAGAGTAAGAAGGATGCACTCTTATTGGTAAAAGTAATTCCTCCAATTGCTATTGCCTTGCTCTCCTTCATATTCTTTGTGGTCACTCTTCTGAAGCAAAGGCAACCAGAAGCAGGTCCATGCTACACTGGGACAATGAAAAAGGTTTCATATGGCGGCATTGTTAAAGCTACCAATTGGTTCTCTCCGGTCAACAAGATCAGCTCGAGTCGAACCGGTTCGATCTACATTGGAAGGTTTGAGTTTGACACGGATCTGGTCGCCATCAAGTTATTTCATCTCGACGAGAATGGTGCACGAAGTAGCTTCCTTACTGAGTGTGAGGTGCTACGTAACACACGCCATCGCAATCTTGTTAAAGCTGTCACGGTATGCTCCACAGTAGACCTTGAGAACAATGAATTCAAGGCTATAGTGTTTGACTTCATGGCCAATGGAAGCTTGGACATGTGGCTGCACCCGAAGCTGCACAAAAACACCCCCAAAAGGGTACTGAGCTTTGGCCAGAGGTTAAGAATAGCGATGGATGTGGCTTTGGCTTTGGATTATATGCACAACCAGTTGACGCCTCCTCTAATCCACTGCGATTTGAAGCCCGGCAACATTCTTCTGGACTATGATATGACTGCAAGAGTAGGTGATTTTGGGTCAGCAAGGTTTCTCTCTTCAACCCCTGGTAATTCAGAAGACTTGGTTGGCGTGGAAGGAACAATTGGCTACGTCGCACCCG AGTACTGCATGGGATACAGAGTCTCAACAGGATGCGATGTCTACAGTTTCGGGATCTTGGTTCTAGAAATGCTCACCGGAAGGCGACCGACAGATGCCATGTTCACCGACGGACTGAGCCTTCACAGGCTGGTGAACTCGGCATTTCCGGATAGACTTGGGGAGGTTTTGGATTCCTATATTGCCCATGAGCAGCAGAATGAGTGTGACAAAGTACTGAAGCAGAGATGCATTGTGCATTTGGTTGAAGTTGGCCTCCTGTGTTCAATGGAATCGCCTAAGGATCGACCAGGAATGGCAGAAGTTTGTGCCAAAATTCTCTCTCTCAAAGAGACTTTCTTTGAGTTATGCTGA
- the LOC127331192 gene encoding uncharacterized protein: MSGSAFNAFKAKVPVEWSPRLYITLVRGLPGTRKLHRRTLEAMRLRRCHRTVEHRTTPSLLGMLTQVKRLVVVETEEMYNARKLADEQRRAPRPPLVVSHAPPPPKAASAAEAGN, translated from the coding sequence ATGAGCGGGAGCGCGTTCAACGCGTTCAAGGCGAAGGTGCCGGTGGAGTGGAGCCCGCGCCTCTACATCACGCTGGTGCGCGGCCTCCCCGGGACGCGCAAGCTCCACCGCCGCACCCTCGAGGCCATGCGCCTCCGCCGCTGCCACCGCACCGTCGAGCACCGCACCACGCCCTCGCTCCTCGGCATGCTCACCCAGGTCAAGCGCCTCGTCGTCGTCGAGACCGAGGAGATGTACAAcgcgcggaagctcgccgacgagCAGCGCCGCGCGCCCAGGCCCCCGCTCGTCGTCTCgcacgccccgccgccgccgaaggcGGCCTCCGCCGCTGAGGCGGGGAATTAG